From Camelus bactrianus isolate YW-2024 breed Bactrian camel chromosome 16, ASM4877302v1, whole genome shotgun sequence, the proteins below share one genomic window:
- the MPO gene encoding myeloperoxidase isoform X1, with protein MPMPGGALGLWRMKLPLALAGLLASLATLQPSGGATPAVPREVETSVVLTCMEEAKRLVDKAYKERRESIKQRLRSGSASPMELLSYFKQPVAGTRTAVRAADYLHVALGLLERKLRSLWPGPFNVTDVLTPVQLNLLSKTSGCAYQDLAVRCPEKDKYRTITGQCNNRRSPTLGASNRAFVRWLPAEYEDGFSLPFGWTPGVKRNGFQVPLTRAVSNDIVRFPTDQLTPDQERSLMFMQWGQLLDHDLDFTPEPAARVSFLTGLNCEISCLQQPPCFPLKIPPNDPRIKNQRDCIPFFRSCPACTGSNITIRNQINALTSFVDASMVYGSEDPLAMRLRNRTNQLGLLAVNTRFQDNGRALLPFDTLHNDPCLLTNRSAQIPCFLAGDSRSSEMPELTSMHTLLLREHNRLATKLKRLNPRWDGERLYQEARKIVGAMVQIITYRDYLPLVLGPEAMRKYLPKYRSYNDSVDPRIANVFTNAFRYGHTLIQPFMFRLDHRYRPMQPNPRVPLSRVFFASWRVVLEGGIDPILRGLMATPAKLNRQNQIVVDEIRERLFEQVMRIGLDLPALNMQRSRDHGLPGYNAWRRFCGLPQPSTVGELGTVLKNLNLARKLMAQYGTPDNIDIWMGGVAEPLKSKGRVGPLLACLIGTQFRKLRDGDRFWWENKDVFSTQQQRALAKISLPRIICDNTGITVVSKNNIFMSNTFPRDFVNCSTLPALDLAPWRNRD; from the exons ATGCCAATGCCAGGTGGAGCACTGGGACTTTGGAG AATGAAGCTGCCCCTGGCCCTAGCAGGGCTCCTGGCCAGTCTGGCCACGCTCCAGCCCTCTGGGGGTGCCACTCCAG CTGTCCCGAGGGAAGTGGAGACCTCGGTGGTGCTGACCTGCATGGAGGAGGCCAAGCGGCTAGTGGACAAGGCCTACAAGGAGCGGCGGGAAAG CATCAAGCAGCGCCTTCGCAGTGGCTCGGCCAGCCCCATGGAACTGCTGTCCTACTTCAAGCAGCCAGTGGCAGGCACCAGGACAGCTGTGAGGGCTGCTGACTACCTGCACGTGGCCCTAGGCCTGCTGGAGAGGAAGCTGCGGTCCCTGTGGCCAGGCCCCTTCAACGTCACAG ATGTGCTGACGCCTGTCCAGCTTAATCTGCTTTCCAAGACTAGTGGCTGCGCCTACCAGGACCTGGCGGTGAGGTGCCCAGAGAAGGACAAGTACCGAACCATCACTGGCCAGTGCAACAACAG GCGCAGCCCCACACTGGGGGCCTCCAACCGGGCCTTTGTGCGCTGGCTGCCGGCGGAGTACGAGGATGGCTTCTCCCTGCCTTTTGGCTGGACGCCCGGGGTCAAGCGCAATGGCTTCCAGGTGCCCCTG ACTCGCGCTGTCTCCAACGACATCGTGCGCTTCCCCACGGATCAGCTGACCCCGGACCAGGAGCGCTCGCTCATGTTCATGCAGTGGGGCCAGCTGCTGGACCATGACCTCGACTTCACCCCGGAGCCAGCCGCCCGCGTCTCCTTCCTCACTGGCCTCAACTGCGAGATCAGCTGCCTGCAGCAGCCGCCCTGCTTCCCACTCAAG ATCCCCCCCAATGACCCCCGCATCAAGAACCAACGTGACTGCATCCCCTTCTTCCGCTCCTGCCCGGCCTGCACAGGGAGCAACATCACCATCCGCAACCAGATCAACGCGCTCACCTCCTTCGTGGACGCCAGCATGGTGTACGGCAGCGAGGACCCCTTGGCCATGAGGCTGCGCAACCGGACCAACCAGCTGGGGCTGCTGGCCGTCAACACCCGCTTCCAAGACAATGGGCGGGCCCTGCTCCCCTTCGACACCCTGCACAATGACCCCTGCCTCCTCACCAACCGCTCCGCGCAAATCCCCTGCTTCCTGGCAG GGGACTCCCGCTCGAGTGAGATGCCTGAGCTCACCTCCATGCACACACTATTACTGCGGGAGCACAACCGGCTGGCCACAAAGCTCAAGCGCCTGAACCCCCGCTGGGATGGAGAGAGGCTCTACCAGGAAGCCCGGAAGATCGTGGGAGCCATGGTCCAG ATCATCACTTACCGGGACTACCTGCCCCTGGTGCTGGGGCCAGAGGCCATGAGGAAGTACCTGCCCAAGTACAGATCCTACAATGACTCGGTGGACCCTCGCATCGCCAATGTCTTCACCAACGCCTTCCGCTATGGCCACACCCTCATCCAACCCTTCATGTTCCGCCTGGACCATCGGTACCGGCCtatgcagcccaacccccgtgtTCCGCTCAGCAGGGTCTTTTTTGCCAGCTGGAGAGTAGTGCTGGAAG GTGGCATTGACCCCATCCTCCGGGGCCTCATGGCCACCCCTGCCAAGCTGAACCGCCAGAACCAAATCGTGGTAGATGAGATCCGGGAGCGGTTGTTTGAGCAGGTCATGAGGATTGGGCTGGACCTGCCCGCTCTGAATATGCAGCGCAGCCGGGACCATGGCCTCCCAG GGTACAATGCCTGGAGGCGCTTCTGCGGGCTCCCGCAGCCCAGCACAGTGGGCGAGCTGGGCACGGTGCTGAAGAACCTGAACCTGGCGAGGAAGCTAATGGCCCAGTATGGCACACCTGACAACATCGACATCTGGATGGGCGGCGTGGCTGAGCCCTTGAAGAGCAAAGGCCGTGTGGGCCCGCTTCTCGCCTGCCTCATCGGGACCCAGTTCAGGAAGCTGCGGGACGGCGATCG GTTTTGGTGGGAGAACAAGGATGTGTTCAGCACGCAGCAGCAGCGGGCCCTGGCCAAGATCTCCTTGCCCCGCATCATCTGCGACAACACAGGCATCACTGTCGTGTCCAAGAACAACATCTTCATGTCCAACACATTCCCTCGGGACTTTGTCAACTGCAGTACACTCCCTGCCTTGGacctggctccctggaggaacAGGGACTAG
- the MPO gene encoding myeloperoxidase isoform X3 has protein sequence MPMPGGALGLWRMKLPLALAGLLASLATLQPSGGATPAVPREVETSVVLTCMEEAKRLVDKAYKERRESIKQRLRSGSASPMELLSYFKQPVAGTRTAVRAADYLHVALGLLERKLRSLWPGPFNVTDVLTPVQLNLLSKTSGCAYQDLAVRCPEKDKYRTITGQCNNRRSPTLGASNRAFVRWLPAEYEDGFSLPFGWTPGVKRNGFQVPLTRAVSNDIVRFPTDQLTPDQERSLMFMQWGQLLDHDLDFTPEPAARVSFLTGLNCEISCLQQPPCFPLKIPPNDPRIKNQRDCIPFFRSCPACTGSNITIRNQINALTSFVDASMVYGSEDPLAMRLRNRTNQLGLLAVNTRFQDNGRALLPFDTLHNDPCLLTNRSAQIPCFLAGDSRSSEMPELTSMHTLLLREHNRLATKLKRLNPRWDGERLYQEARKIVGAMVQIITYRDYLPLVLGPEAMRKYLPKYRSYNDSVDPRIANVFTNAFRYGHTLIQPFMFRLDHRYRPMQPNPRVPLSRVFFASWRVVLEGYNAWRRFCGLPQPSTVGELGTVLKNLNLARKLMAQYGTPDNIDIWMGGVAEPLKSKGRVGPLLACLIGTQFRKLRDGDRFWWENKDVFSTQQQRALAKISLPRIICDNTGITVVSKNNIFMSNTFPRDFVNCSTLPALDLAPWRNRD, from the exons ATGCCAATGCCAGGTGGAGCACTGGGACTTTGGAG AATGAAGCTGCCCCTGGCCCTAGCAGGGCTCCTGGCCAGTCTGGCCACGCTCCAGCCCTCTGGGGGTGCCACTCCAG CTGTCCCGAGGGAAGTGGAGACCTCGGTGGTGCTGACCTGCATGGAGGAGGCCAAGCGGCTAGTGGACAAGGCCTACAAGGAGCGGCGGGAAAG CATCAAGCAGCGCCTTCGCAGTGGCTCGGCCAGCCCCATGGAACTGCTGTCCTACTTCAAGCAGCCAGTGGCAGGCACCAGGACAGCTGTGAGGGCTGCTGACTACCTGCACGTGGCCCTAGGCCTGCTGGAGAGGAAGCTGCGGTCCCTGTGGCCAGGCCCCTTCAACGTCACAG ATGTGCTGACGCCTGTCCAGCTTAATCTGCTTTCCAAGACTAGTGGCTGCGCCTACCAGGACCTGGCGGTGAGGTGCCCAGAGAAGGACAAGTACCGAACCATCACTGGCCAGTGCAACAACAG GCGCAGCCCCACACTGGGGGCCTCCAACCGGGCCTTTGTGCGCTGGCTGCCGGCGGAGTACGAGGATGGCTTCTCCCTGCCTTTTGGCTGGACGCCCGGGGTCAAGCGCAATGGCTTCCAGGTGCCCCTG ACTCGCGCTGTCTCCAACGACATCGTGCGCTTCCCCACGGATCAGCTGACCCCGGACCAGGAGCGCTCGCTCATGTTCATGCAGTGGGGCCAGCTGCTGGACCATGACCTCGACTTCACCCCGGAGCCAGCCGCCCGCGTCTCCTTCCTCACTGGCCTCAACTGCGAGATCAGCTGCCTGCAGCAGCCGCCCTGCTTCCCACTCAAG ATCCCCCCCAATGACCCCCGCATCAAGAACCAACGTGACTGCATCCCCTTCTTCCGCTCCTGCCCGGCCTGCACAGGGAGCAACATCACCATCCGCAACCAGATCAACGCGCTCACCTCCTTCGTGGACGCCAGCATGGTGTACGGCAGCGAGGACCCCTTGGCCATGAGGCTGCGCAACCGGACCAACCAGCTGGGGCTGCTGGCCGTCAACACCCGCTTCCAAGACAATGGGCGGGCCCTGCTCCCCTTCGACACCCTGCACAATGACCCCTGCCTCCTCACCAACCGCTCCGCGCAAATCCCCTGCTTCCTGGCAG GGGACTCCCGCTCGAGTGAGATGCCTGAGCTCACCTCCATGCACACACTATTACTGCGGGAGCACAACCGGCTGGCCACAAAGCTCAAGCGCCTGAACCCCCGCTGGGATGGAGAGAGGCTCTACCAGGAAGCCCGGAAGATCGTGGGAGCCATGGTCCAG ATCATCACTTACCGGGACTACCTGCCCCTGGTGCTGGGGCCAGAGGCCATGAGGAAGTACCTGCCCAAGTACAGATCCTACAATGACTCGGTGGACCCTCGCATCGCCAATGTCTTCACCAACGCCTTCCGCTATGGCCACACCCTCATCCAACCCTTCATGTTCCGCCTGGACCATCGGTACCGGCCtatgcagcccaacccccgtgtTCCGCTCAGCAGGGTCTTTTTTGCCAGCTGGAGAGTAGTGCTGGAAG GGTACAATGCCTGGAGGCGCTTCTGCGGGCTCCCGCAGCCCAGCACAGTGGGCGAGCTGGGCACGGTGCTGAAGAACCTGAACCTGGCGAGGAAGCTAATGGCCCAGTATGGCACACCTGACAACATCGACATCTGGATGGGCGGCGTGGCTGAGCCCTTGAAGAGCAAAGGCCGTGTGGGCCCGCTTCTCGCCTGCCTCATCGGGACCCAGTTCAGGAAGCTGCGGGACGGCGATCG GTTTTGGTGGGAGAACAAGGATGTGTTCAGCACGCAGCAGCAGCGGGCCCTGGCCAAGATCTCCTTGCCCCGCATCATCTGCGACAACACAGGCATCACTGTCGTGTCCAAGAACAACATCTTCATGTCCAACACATTCCCTCGGGACTTTGTCAACTGCAGTACACTCCCTGCCTTGGacctggctccctggaggaacAGGGACTAG
- the MPO gene encoding myeloperoxidase isoform X2 — protein MKLPLALAGLLASLATLQPSGGATPAVPREVETSVVLTCMEEAKRLVDKAYKERRESIKQRLRSGSASPMELLSYFKQPVAGTRTAVRAADYLHVALGLLERKLRSLWPGPFNVTDVLTPVQLNLLSKTSGCAYQDLAVRCPEKDKYRTITGQCNNRRSPTLGASNRAFVRWLPAEYEDGFSLPFGWTPGVKRNGFQVPLTRAVSNDIVRFPTDQLTPDQERSLMFMQWGQLLDHDLDFTPEPAARVSFLTGLNCEISCLQQPPCFPLKIPPNDPRIKNQRDCIPFFRSCPACTGSNITIRNQINALTSFVDASMVYGSEDPLAMRLRNRTNQLGLLAVNTRFQDNGRALLPFDTLHNDPCLLTNRSAQIPCFLAGDSRSSEMPELTSMHTLLLREHNRLATKLKRLNPRWDGERLYQEARKIVGAMVQIITYRDYLPLVLGPEAMRKYLPKYRSYNDSVDPRIANVFTNAFRYGHTLIQPFMFRLDHRYRPMQPNPRVPLSRVFFASWRVVLEGGIDPILRGLMATPAKLNRQNQIVVDEIRERLFEQVMRIGLDLPALNMQRSRDHGLPGYNAWRRFCGLPQPSTVGELGTVLKNLNLARKLMAQYGTPDNIDIWMGGVAEPLKSKGRVGPLLACLIGTQFRKLRDGDRFWWENKDVFSTQQQRALAKISLPRIICDNTGITVVSKNNIFMSNTFPRDFVNCSTLPALDLAPWRNRD, from the exons ATGAAGCTGCCCCTGGCCCTAGCAGGGCTCCTGGCCAGTCTGGCCACGCTCCAGCCCTCTGGGGGTGCCACTCCAG CTGTCCCGAGGGAAGTGGAGACCTCGGTGGTGCTGACCTGCATGGAGGAGGCCAAGCGGCTAGTGGACAAGGCCTACAAGGAGCGGCGGGAAAG CATCAAGCAGCGCCTTCGCAGTGGCTCGGCCAGCCCCATGGAACTGCTGTCCTACTTCAAGCAGCCAGTGGCAGGCACCAGGACAGCTGTGAGGGCTGCTGACTACCTGCACGTGGCCCTAGGCCTGCTGGAGAGGAAGCTGCGGTCCCTGTGGCCAGGCCCCTTCAACGTCACAG ATGTGCTGACGCCTGTCCAGCTTAATCTGCTTTCCAAGACTAGTGGCTGCGCCTACCAGGACCTGGCGGTGAGGTGCCCAGAGAAGGACAAGTACCGAACCATCACTGGCCAGTGCAACAACAG GCGCAGCCCCACACTGGGGGCCTCCAACCGGGCCTTTGTGCGCTGGCTGCCGGCGGAGTACGAGGATGGCTTCTCCCTGCCTTTTGGCTGGACGCCCGGGGTCAAGCGCAATGGCTTCCAGGTGCCCCTG ACTCGCGCTGTCTCCAACGACATCGTGCGCTTCCCCACGGATCAGCTGACCCCGGACCAGGAGCGCTCGCTCATGTTCATGCAGTGGGGCCAGCTGCTGGACCATGACCTCGACTTCACCCCGGAGCCAGCCGCCCGCGTCTCCTTCCTCACTGGCCTCAACTGCGAGATCAGCTGCCTGCAGCAGCCGCCCTGCTTCCCACTCAAG ATCCCCCCCAATGACCCCCGCATCAAGAACCAACGTGACTGCATCCCCTTCTTCCGCTCCTGCCCGGCCTGCACAGGGAGCAACATCACCATCCGCAACCAGATCAACGCGCTCACCTCCTTCGTGGACGCCAGCATGGTGTACGGCAGCGAGGACCCCTTGGCCATGAGGCTGCGCAACCGGACCAACCAGCTGGGGCTGCTGGCCGTCAACACCCGCTTCCAAGACAATGGGCGGGCCCTGCTCCCCTTCGACACCCTGCACAATGACCCCTGCCTCCTCACCAACCGCTCCGCGCAAATCCCCTGCTTCCTGGCAG GGGACTCCCGCTCGAGTGAGATGCCTGAGCTCACCTCCATGCACACACTATTACTGCGGGAGCACAACCGGCTGGCCACAAAGCTCAAGCGCCTGAACCCCCGCTGGGATGGAGAGAGGCTCTACCAGGAAGCCCGGAAGATCGTGGGAGCCATGGTCCAG ATCATCACTTACCGGGACTACCTGCCCCTGGTGCTGGGGCCAGAGGCCATGAGGAAGTACCTGCCCAAGTACAGATCCTACAATGACTCGGTGGACCCTCGCATCGCCAATGTCTTCACCAACGCCTTCCGCTATGGCCACACCCTCATCCAACCCTTCATGTTCCGCCTGGACCATCGGTACCGGCCtatgcagcccaacccccgtgtTCCGCTCAGCAGGGTCTTTTTTGCCAGCTGGAGAGTAGTGCTGGAAG GTGGCATTGACCCCATCCTCCGGGGCCTCATGGCCACCCCTGCCAAGCTGAACCGCCAGAACCAAATCGTGGTAGATGAGATCCGGGAGCGGTTGTTTGAGCAGGTCATGAGGATTGGGCTGGACCTGCCCGCTCTGAATATGCAGCGCAGCCGGGACCATGGCCTCCCAG GGTACAATGCCTGGAGGCGCTTCTGCGGGCTCCCGCAGCCCAGCACAGTGGGCGAGCTGGGCACGGTGCTGAAGAACCTGAACCTGGCGAGGAAGCTAATGGCCCAGTATGGCACACCTGACAACATCGACATCTGGATGGGCGGCGTGGCTGAGCCCTTGAAGAGCAAAGGCCGTGTGGGCCCGCTTCTCGCCTGCCTCATCGGGACCCAGTTCAGGAAGCTGCGGGACGGCGATCG GTTTTGGTGGGAGAACAAGGATGTGTTCAGCACGCAGCAGCAGCGGGCCCTGGCCAAGATCTCCTTGCCCCGCATCATCTGCGACAACACAGGCATCACTGTCGTGTCCAAGAACAACATCTTCATGTCCAACACATTCCCTCGGGACTTTGTCAACTGCAGTACACTCCCTGCCTTGGacctggctccctggaggaacAGGGACTAG